A part of Peromyscus maniculatus bairdii isolate BWxNUB_F1_BW_parent chromosome 10, HU_Pman_BW_mat_3.1, whole genome shotgun sequence genomic DNA contains:
- the Spp1 gene encoding osteopontin isoform X2, producing MRFAVVCFCLFGIASSLPVKVADSGSSEKKLNVVSSEETDALKQDTLPSNSNESHDHMDDDDDDDDRDHGDSQDSVDSDESDEDDHPDDSHHSDESDESFDTTTQTEVFTPVVPTVDIPDGRGDSLAYGLRSKSRKFHISDDQYPDATDEDFTSHMKSKELDDALKVIPVAHRLNVPSGKTSQESSQMDEPSVETHSHEQSQEDKQKASHESTELSDVTDSKESSKASQEHQSHEFHSQEDKLVPVSKSKEDTNNLKIYISHEIESSSSEVN from the exons ATGAGATTTGCAGTGGTTTGCTTTTGCCTCTTCGGCATTGCCTCCTCTCTCCCG GTGAAAGTGGCTGATTCCGGCAGCTCTGAAAAGAAGCTG AATGTCGTGTCCTCTGAAGAAACGGATGCCTTGAAACAAGAC ACTCTCCCAAGCAACTCCAATGAAAGCCATGACCACAtggatgacgatgatgatgatgatgacagagaccatggagacaGCCAGGATTCTGTGGACTCTGATGAATCTGACGAAGATGACCATCCTGATGATTCTCACCATTCTGATGAGTCCGATGAGTCCTTTGACACTACCACACAAACAGAAGTTTTCACTCCAGTTGTCCCTACAGTAGACATCCCTGATGGCCGAGGTGACAGTTTGGCTTATGGACTGCGGTCAAAGTCCAGGAAGTTCCACATTTCTGATGACCAG TATCCTGATGCTACAGATGAGGACTTCACCTCCCACATGAAGAGCAAGGAGTTGGACGATGCTCTCAAGGTCATCCCTGTTGCCCACCGTCTGAACGTGCCCTCTGGCAAGACCAGTCAGGAATCAAGTCAGATGGATGAACCAAGTGTGGAAACCCACAGCCATGAGCAATCCCAGGAGGATAAACAGAAGGCTAGTCATGAAAGCACTGAGCTGTCTGATGTGACTGACAGCAAGGAAAGTTCCAAAGCCAGCCAGGAACATCAGAGCCATGAGTTCCATAGCCAGGAAGACAAGCTAGTTCCAGTTTCTAAGAGTAAGGAAGACACTAACAACCTGAAAATTTACATTTCTCATGAAATAGAGAGTTCATCTTCTGAGGTCAATTAA
- the Spp1 gene encoding osteopontin isoform X1 translates to MRFAVVCFCLFGIASSLPVKVADSGSSEKKLLYSKHSDAVATWLEPDPSQKQNLLAPQNVVSSEETDALKQDTLPSNSNESHDHMDDDDDDDDRDHGDSQDSVDSDESDEDDHPDDSHHSDESDESFDTTTQTEVFTPVVPTVDIPDGRGDSLAYGLRSKSRKFHISDDQYPDATDEDFTSHMKSKELDDALKVIPVAHRLNVPSGKTSQESSQMDEPSVETHSHEQSQEDKQKASHESTELSDVTDSKESSKASQEHQSHEFHSQEDKLVPVSKSKEDTNNLKIYISHEIESSSSEVN, encoded by the exons ATGAGATTTGCAGTGGTTTGCTTTTGCCTCTTCGGCATTGCCTCCTCTCTCCCG GTGAAAGTGGCTGATTCCGGCAGCTCTGAAAAGAAGCTG ctttacAGCAAACACTCAGATGCTGTAGCCACATGGCTGGAGCCCGACCCATCTCAGAAGCAAAACCTCCTAGCCCCGCAg AATGTCGTGTCCTCTGAAGAAACGGATGCCTTGAAACAAGAC ACTCTCCCAAGCAACTCCAATGAAAGCCATGACCACAtggatgacgatgatgatgatgatgacagagaccatggagacaGCCAGGATTCTGTGGACTCTGATGAATCTGACGAAGATGACCATCCTGATGATTCTCACCATTCTGATGAGTCCGATGAGTCCTTTGACACTACCACACAAACAGAAGTTTTCACTCCAGTTGTCCCTACAGTAGACATCCCTGATGGCCGAGGTGACAGTTTGGCTTATGGACTGCGGTCAAAGTCCAGGAAGTTCCACATTTCTGATGACCAG TATCCTGATGCTACAGATGAGGACTTCACCTCCCACATGAAGAGCAAGGAGTTGGACGATGCTCTCAAGGTCATCCCTGTTGCCCACCGTCTGAACGTGCCCTCTGGCAAGACCAGTCAGGAATCAAGTCAGATGGATGAACCAAGTGTGGAAACCCACAGCCATGAGCAATCCCAGGAGGATAAACAGAAGGCTAGTCATGAAAGCACTGAGCTGTCTGATGTGACTGACAGCAAGGAAAGTTCCAAAGCCAGCCAGGAACATCAGAGCCATGAGTTCCATAGCCAGGAAGACAAGCTAGTTCCAGTTTCTAAGAGTAAGGAAGACACTAACAACCTGAAAATTTACATTTCTCATGAAATAGAGAGTTCATCTTCTGAGGTCAATTAA